CTCGAATACCTGGAGCTGTTCGCCGACAAGTGCCACATGTACGGCACGCTGCTCGCGGTGAACGACCGGGCGGACGTAGCCCACGCGACCCGCGCCACGCACCCGACCGGAGCCGAGGTACTCCACCTGGGCCAGGGCGACCTCCCGGTTCCCGCCGCCCGCGCCATCCTCGGCGACGACATCCTGATAGGCCGCTCCACGCACTCCGAGTCCGAGGCCGCGGCCGCCGCCGTCCAGGAGGGCGTGGACTACTTCTGCACCGGCCCCTGCTGGCCGACCCCCACCAAGCCCGGCCGCCACGCGCCCGGCCTCGGCCTGGTCCGTTACACGGCCTCCCTCGGCACCGACCGCCCCTGGTTCGCGATCGGCGGCATCGACCTCGGCCATCTCGATGAGGTGCTGGAGGCGGGCGCCCGCCGCGTCGTCGTCGTACGGGCGATCACCGAGGCGGACGACCCGGGAGCGGCGGCGGAAGAGTTCGCGAAGCGGCTGCGTCACCTGTAGTCGTCACGACCGGTCGTCAGGGCAGATGTCGCGAGCAGCTGTCACGTAGCCGTCACGGCAGCTGCCACGTAGCCGTCACGAGCAGTTGTCGCGGGGAGCCGTCGCGCGGCACGGCTGTCCGGCAGGTGTCCGAGGGGTGGACAAGAAGTCGGCAAATCGGGCAATTCTCATTGGTTCGGTTGGGGGACCGGCGCACCCTGGCTAACCTGCGAGTATGGCCCTCGGATCTGCGTCCACCAGGACTGATCGCGCACGCACCGTGCGCGACATGCTCGCGACCGGCAAGACGACGTACTCGTTCGAGTTCTCCGCGCCGAAGACCCCCAAGGGCGAGCGGAACCTGTGGAACGCCCTCCGGAGAGTCGAGGCCGTCGCGCCCGACTTCGTCTCCGTCAC
This genomic interval from Streptomyces dengpaensis contains the following:
- the thiE gene encoding thiamine phosphate synthase, with product MSETAATARARLADARVYLCTDARKCQGDLAEFLDAVLESGVDIVQLRDKSLEAAEELEYLELFADKCHMYGTLLAVNDRADVAHATRATHPTGAEVLHLGQGDLPVPAARAILGDDILIGRSTHSESEAAAAAVQEGVDYFCTGPCWPTPTKPGRHAPGLGLVRYTASLGTDRPWFAIGGIDLGHLDEVLEAGARRVVVVRAITEADDPGAAAEEFAKRLRHL